Within the Candidatus Limnocylindrales bacterium genome, the region GTGCCTTACCACTTTCTAAGATATCCCGGGCCAGCCCCAACCCCTCTTTAAGATTTTGGACGACTCCATAAACCAGAAATCCGGCTGCTGCATTGAGTAAGACGAGATCTCGTTTAGGGCCTAGATAAGCCCCTTCTAAAATCCCCCGAACGATGAGGACATTTTGATGAACGTCTCCACCGGCTATTTCATCAAAAGTACAACGGGGTATGTTAAAATCCTCTGGCTGCAGGCTATAGCTGTGAATCTCGCCCTGATGTAATTCCCACACCAGGGTTTTACCTGTTAGGGTTATTTCATCTAACCCATCTTCACCATGAACCACCATCACCCGTTGACTCCCCAACTTCCTTAATACTTCTAACATTTTGGTAGCGACATGAGGATTAGAGACCCCCAGGACCTGATATTGGGCTCCGGCAGGATTTGTTAAAGGTCCCAGGATGTTAAATATGGTTCGGATTCCCAGCTCTTTTCGCACCGGAACCACATTTTTCATGGCCGGATGAAAGAGTGGAGCCGAGATAAATCCCAGGTTGGTTTGCTGAAGGCACTTTTCAACTTGAGACGGTCCCAAATTGATTTGAGCCCCGAGACCTTCGACCACATCTAAGCTGCCACATCTTCCCCCTGCTCCCCGGTTACCATGCTTGGCAACTTTAACCCCCCCGGCGGCCAGGATAAAAGCACTGGTTGTTGACACATTAAACCTGGGAAGACCACTTCCTCCGGTACCACAGACGTCCAGAACCGCTCCTTCTACCTGAACTTTCTCACTGAATTCCCGCATAACTTTGGTCATACCGGTGATTTCCTCGACCGTTTCCCCCTTCATGGTCAGGGCAACCAGAAAACCCGCAGTTTGGGAAGGAGTTAACTCTCCAGCCATAATCTGTCGCATGGCCGTTTCCGCATCGTGTTGGCTGAGATCCTGTTTAAGAACGAGACTTTTCAGTAGATCTTGGATCATAAAAAGTCCAAAGCCCAAAGTCCGAAGTCCAGAGTCCAGAGGCTGAAATCCCAAACTCATTTAACCTGGAACTTTGGACCTGTTTAACGTATTTTCAAACTAATGGCTACCCCATCCCGAATGGGAATAATATTAGAAATAAGGGCCTCGGAACGGTAGATGAGCCGGTTATATTCCTGAACGCCCCGGGTACTGGCATCCGGCGCTTTAGGATCGAGCA harbors:
- the trpD gene encoding anthranilate phosphoribosyltransferase; translation: MIQDLLKSLVLKQDLSQHDAETAMRQIMAGELTPSQTAGFLVALTMKGETVEEITGMTKVMREFSEKVQVEGAVLDVCGTGGSGLPRFNVSTTSAFILAAGGVKVAKHGNRGAGGRCGSLDVVEGLGAQINLGPSQVEKCLQQTNLGFISAPLFHPAMKNVVPVRKELGIRTIFNILGPLTNPAGAQYQVLGVSNPHVATKMLEVLRKLGSQRVMVVHGEDGLDEITLTGKTLVWELHQGEIHSYSLQPEDFNIPRCTFDEIAGGDVHQNVLIVRGILEGAYLGPKRDLVLLNAAAGFLVYGVVQNLKEGLGLARDILESGKARAKLEAYIEASRNC